The following proteins come from a genomic window of Companilactobacillus pabuli:
- a CDS encoding MurR/RpiR family transcriptional regulator: MFPYQKVHELNRLELIVYKYIIGHTKEVQNMTIREMADAAHVSTTTILRFLKKMDYSGFSEFKFALKQSLKQPAKAQQDPSMEPIKNFFQLVADEEPFDDKINQAADMINASDLVLFFGVGNSGRIAQYGASILSSYGVYSLPILDPFQPEPFSDRDFSKTLLILVSISGETDQVLEQARYYKKNGAETIALTANSYSVLNQITDFSISYDTPQNRKGHINVTTQVPIVYTLEQIANCSYHKMVDHIDNRFTEHVTEK; the protein is encoded by the coding sequence ATGTTTCCATATCAAAAAGTACATGAGCTCAATCGCTTGGAACTTATAGTTTATAAGTACATTATTGGCCACACCAAAGAAGTTCAAAATATGACGATTCGTGAGATGGCGGATGCGGCACATGTTTCAACGACGACTATTTTACGTTTCCTGAAGAAAATGGATTACAGTGGTTTCTCAGAATTCAAGTTTGCTCTAAAACAAAGTCTTAAACAACCTGCTAAAGCCCAACAAGACCCTAGTATGGAGCCTATCAAGAACTTTTTCCAATTAGTGGCTGATGAAGAACCATTTGATGACAAGATCAATCAGGCAGCCGATATGATTAATGCATCAGACTTAGTGTTGTTTTTTGGGGTAGGTAACAGTGGTAGAATCGCCCAATACGGTGCTAGCATCTTATCGAGTTACGGAGTCTACTCTTTGCCAATCCTTGATCCTTTCCAACCAGAACCGTTCTCAGATCGTGATTTTTCGAAAACTTTATTGATCTTAGTGTCGATTTCTGGTGAGACGGATCAAGTTTTGGAGCAAGCTCGTTACTACAAAAAAAACGGTGCTGAGACGATTGCTTTGACTGCCAATTCATATTCAGTATTGAATCAAATTACTGATTTTTCGATCTCTTATGATACGCCACAAAACCGTAAGGGACACATCAATGTCACAACTCAAGTGCCAATCGTCTATACTTTGGAACAGATTGCTAACTGTTCATATCATAAGATGGTAGACCACATTGATAATC